In Defluviimonas aquaemixtae, the sequence AGGCGTCGAAATGGTCGCGCCAGTCATGCAACCGGAAGGCCGACAGGTTGCGGCGCACGCCGTCCGGTTCTTCCGTCAAGTCGTCCGCATGAAGCCGACCGGGCGCTGCGAGGGTCAGCGCCGCCGCGCCCGCCGCGCCAAGGACGTCACGTCGATTCAGGAACTTTTCATGGTCCCTCGCCATTGCCTGCCTCCTCATTCGCGAAATTTCACACGCGTTCGATGCCTTTAGAACCGCCTTCCTGCACTGGAAGGTCAACCCCTCGCGCCCAACAAAACCGTGAGCTTTGTCGCAGACGGACGAGCCCGCCCGAACCGAGGTCGCGCCGGTGTGGGCCGTGAATCAGGCCTGGGAATAGAGGATGACCCGTGTACCAAGCGGCACGCGTTCGTAAAGCTCCGTGATCTGGTCGTTGACGAGACGGGCGCAGCCGTTCGACACGGCGCGGCCGATGGTCGTCGGATCGTTAGTGCCGTGAATGCGCAGCATGGTGTCGCCGCGGCCCGGCTGGAACAGATAGAGCGCGCGGGCGCCGAGCGGATTGTCGATCCCGCCCGCCACGCCGTCGGCGAATTGCGCATAGCGTTCCGGCTCGCGCTCGATCATCTGAGGGGTCGGCGTCCAGCTCGGCCATTCCTTCTTGGCGCCGATGTAGAATTCGTCCGCTTCGCAAAGGCCAGGCCGGCCAATGCCGACCGTGTAGCGGATCGCCTTCGCATCCGGGAGCGTCCAGTAGAGCGCGAACTGGCTGGGCAGGACATGAATCTCGAACGGCACGAACGTGGCGCGGATCGGTACTACGCGGGGCAGGTGCTCGGGCGGCAGAATGTAAGGCGTCGCCGCGCTATGTGCCCGCCCGATTGTCGCGCCGCCAGCCCAAGCCGCTGCCGCGCCTAGAAACATGCGCCTCTGCATCGTCGTCCGTCCTTCCCGCTTCCTCCGACGCCAGGCTATCACAATATCCTTGCAGTTCAGCGCATAGGGCTGGTCAGCGCCGGTTCACGTTTCCGTCAGCCAGTGTCGGCTGGCAGACGGATGCGGACTTCGAGACCGCCGCCGGTCCGATTCGCGAGCTCGATGGACCCACCATGTCCATGGATGATGGTCCGCGCGATGGCCAGGCCCAGCCCCGCGCCGCCGGTATCGCGCGAGCGCGACTTTTCGATCCGGTAGAAGGGTTCGAAGACGCGCTCCTGCTCAGCCTCCGGGATGCCCGGGCCACGATCACGGACGCAAAGCTCGATCATCTCGCCAGTCCGCTTCACGGCAACCTCCACCTCGCCGCCATAGCGCAACCCGTTCTCGATGACGTTGCGCAGCGCGCGGCGCATCGACTTGGGCCGGATGCGGGCGATCAGGCCGGGTTCGGCCTCGATGCCGAACCCGGCCGCCATGTCGTCGCGCAGGGTCGCGAGGAAGGCGGCGATGTCGGCCCGTTCGGTCGGTTCCGACGTTGCCATGCCGCGGGCGAAGGCCAGCGTCCCATCGACCATCTCCTGCATCTCCTCGATCGATACGACCAGCTTCTCACGGCTTTCGGCGTCGTCGATCATCTCGGCCCGGACGCGCATCGCGGTCAGCGGCGAGCGCAGGTCGTGGCTCAGCGCCGCGATCAGGCGCGTGCGATCGCCGATGAAGCGCGAAAGCCGCTCCTGCATCCGGTTGAAGGCGCATGCCAGGTCGCGGATCTCCGACGGGCCGGCGGGTTCGATCGCGGCGGTTGCCTCGCCACGGCCAAGCCGGTCGGCCGCGCGTGACAGGTGCTTGAGCGGCCGGGTGATCCGGGTCAAGATGAACCAGAACGCGGCGATCAGCAGCAACGCCGCCGTCAGGCCGAAACTGAGGGCGGAGGCCCAGGCCCATTGCAGGGGCGGCCTCTGGAACCGCGTGGCGACGTTCAGCCACCGTCCGTCGGACAGCGCGATCGAGAGCCGCATCTCGATCGCGGCGAGTTGCCCCTCCATCATGGCCAGATGCATCTGGGCCATGTCCGAGGACATGTGCGGCAACGGCATGACACTGCCGACGACCTCGTGCAGCTCGACCCGGATGTCGCGTTCGCGATCGCCCAGCAGCGCGCGGATGCGCGCCTCCACCGCGCCGGTGCCGCGATGGTCGCGGTGATCGACCTCCGGGCGGCCGGCGATGCCGAACCGGACCAGCGGCGAATCCGCCGCGCGCAGGATGGCCTCGTGCAGCGGCTCGGGCGCCTCCTCGATCAGGCGCGCGACATTGGCCGCCCGCGCCGCGGCCTCGGAGCCGAGCGCCGCCCGGACCGCGAGGCTGCGCTCATCGACAAAGAGCCACAGGCTGATCGCCTGCGCGACCGCCAGCGCGGCGACGATCAGCAGCACGAGCTGGCCGCGAATGCTGTCGGGGAACCCCGGCATCAGCCAAGCACCGTCACGTCGGTCGCCAGCGAATAGCCGCCGCCGCGCACCGTCGTGATGATCTTCGGGCGGGTCGGGTCCGCTTCGATCTTGCGCCTGAGCCGGCTGACCTGATTGTCGATCGCGCGGTCGAAGGCTTGCGCGGCGCGTCCCGCCGTCAGGTCGAGAAGCTGATCGCGGCTGAGAATGACGCGCGGCCGCTCCAATAGAACGGTCAGAAGCCTGAACTCCGCCGTGGTCAGTTCCGTCTCGCTGCCGTCTTCGGCCACAAGGACCTTGCGGTCCGGATCGAATACCCAGTTCGCAAAGGCGACGCGGCGGCCCGACAGCGCCCCGCCATAGGGCTCGGTCCGCTCGGCGCGGCGCAGGATCGCCTTGATCCGTGCCAGCAGCTCTCGCGGATTGAAGGGCTTCGGCAGATAGTCGTCAGCGCCGATCTCAAGACCGACGATGCGGTCGGTATCCTCGCCGAGCGCGGTCAGCATCAGGATCGGCACCTTGCCCTCGGCCGACAGGCGCCGGCAGACCGACAGCCCGTCCTCGCCGGGCATCATCACGTCGAGCACGATGAGGTCGAACTTCCCCGTCGCGAGTGTCGCATCCATCTCGGCCGCGTCCCGCGCGGCGGTGGCGCGCATGCCGTTGCGCTCCAGATAGCGGCTGACGGCGTCGCGGATATCGCGGTGATCGTCGACGATCAGGATGTGGGGCGTGTCATTCATGCTTGAAATGTATGCGACCTTGGCCCGCTTTTTCCCCGGAAAATTGTCGCAGTCCGTAACCGCCGACCGGCTTGCGACAGATTGCGACAAATCGGCTTTCGTCGGGCATGGCGGTGCGTGGTGGCGGGTCCATATTGCGGGTATCGCAACGACGAACATGAGGTGATGTTCATGACACGCAAATCGCTTTTCGCCATCGGGCTTGTCGCCGCAGCCGTCGTCGCCGCGGCCGCCTATGCCGATCCTTGGCACGGCCAGGGCGCAGGTCCGGGCATGATGAACCAGCAGGGCGGCTACGGCATGATGGGCGGCCCCGGAATGATGGGTGGCCAAGGCATGATGGGTGGACCCGGCATGATGGGCGGCCAGTTCGGCGGCTCGGACGACATGATGCGGATGATGATGCGCATGCACGGCCAGATGATGGGCGGCGGCATGATGGGCGGCATCGGCCCGCAGGGCGGCTTCATGCCGGACGGCATGATGGGCGGTGTGGGGCCGATGATGGAAGCGTTCGACGCCGACGGCGACGCCAACGTGACCCCGGAGGAGCTGCGCGCCGGGCTCGAGGCACGCCATGCCGAATTCGACGCGGACGGCGACGGCGCGCTCTCGCTTGCCGAGTTCGAGGCGCTCCATGGCGCGCTGATCCGGGACGCCATGGTCGACCGCTTCCAGTCGCTCGACAACGACGGCGACGGCCGTGTCACCAAGGAGGAAATGGCGGTACCGGCCGACCGCATGGAGGCCATGCTCGAGTTGCGCGGCCGCATGTTCGGCGGCCCGGCCGATCAGCGACCGACCGAACCCGGGACGAATGGTGGCCAGATGCCGATGATGGATAACAACTGACCAGACCCCGTTTGCCCGCCCCGGGCCGGCAAACGGGAAACTTCTGACCTGGAGACGAGCAATGATGGGATTTGGATTTGGCGGGCTGTGGATGCTCTTGATCGCGGTTCTGGTCATCCTCGCGATTCTCGCGCTGGTGAAGTATGTCAGCAAGGGATGAGCGGAGGCGGACATGACCTATACGCACGATCGGATGATCCCCGGTGCCGATTTCGACGAGGTTGACCGGCGGGTCCGGGCGGCGCTCGGCGACAGGGGCTTCGGCGTCCTGACCGAGATCGACGTGAAGGCCACGATGAAGAAGAAGCTCGACGCCGAGATGGAGCCCTACCGGATCCTCGGCGCCTGCAACCCGCAGATGGCCCACAAGGCGCTGGAGATCGAGCCCCGGGTCGGCGCGATGCTGCCGTGCAACGTCATCCTGCGGCAGGTCGAAGGCGGCGTCGAGATCAGCGCCATCGACCCCGTCGCCTCGATGGCGGCGATCGACAACGCCCGGCTCAAGGGCCTCGCCGGCCAGGTGCGCGAGATGTTGAAGGAGGCGATCGAGGCCGCCTGACCATGCTTGCGCCAGTGGCGCGGGCGGCGGAAGATGTGCGGCGCGATAGCCTCATGCAGATCGGATGACGCCATGACGCGGGAACCACACCCGCAGCCGCCGCCGGAAGGCCGCGCCAAGGGGCGCGATCTTTGGCGTGCCGTTGCGGCCGTCGCGATCCTTGGATTCGTCCTGCTTGCCGTCTTCGGCTGGGACCTTCCGGCCGATCTCAAGTCCGCCCTGTCGCGGGACCGGATCGAGGCCCTGGTGGAGAATGCCGGCCTTCTCGGCCCGGTGGTGATCGTCGGGCTCATGACCGTGGCCATCGTCGCGACCCCGATCCCGAGCGCGCCGATCGCGCTCGCGGCCGGCGCGGCCTATGGCCATGTCGTCGGCACGGCCTATATCGTCATCGGGGCCGAACTGGGGGCGATGATCGCCTTCGGCCTCGCCCGGTTCCTCGGGCGCGACGTGCTGCTCAGGTGGCTTGGTGACAAGGTCGATATCGGGCTTCTCGGCTCGCAGAACGCGCTGTCGCTGACCGTGTTCGCAAGCCGGCTCATGCCCTTCGTGTCGTTCGACCTCGTGAGCTATGCCGCGGGGCTGAGTTGCCTGCATTTCTGGCGCTTCAGCCTGGCGACGCTGGCGGGGATCATTCCGGCGAGCTTTCTTCTGGCGCATTTCGGCAGCGAGGTCGCCAGCGCGGAGATCGGGCGCATGACCTGGGCCGTGCTTGGGCTCGGCCTTCTCACCGGCGCACCGCTGATCTGGGCGGCAATACGCGGCCATCTGCGCCGGAATTCGGGCGGGTCTTGACCTTCCAGTCACTGGAAGCCCCATCTTGGTGCAAAGCTTCGTTGAGGGAGTCCCAGGAGATGGCCAGCAATTGAGACACGCGCATTCCGCAGCCGACACCGCCGAGGCCGGATCCGGCCAAGAACAGGCCGGCACGATCTACACCTGCCCCATGCATCCCGAAATCAGGCAGTCCGGACCGGGCGACTGTCCGGAATGCGGCATGCATCTGGTTCCAGAGGGCGAGGCTGCAGAGCACGGGCACCATCATTGCGGCCACGACCATGCGGCTGAGGTTGCGTCGGGGCGCTACGACGCCGTGCCGGCTGGTCACACGGGCCCCGTCTATACCTGCCCGATGCATCCCGAGGTGCGCCAGACCCATCCCGGCTCCTGCCCGATCTGCGGCATGGGGCTGGAACTGGAATCCGCCGCGATGGCCGAGGAAGGCCCGAACCCGGAGCTTGTCGATTTCACCCGCCGCTTCTGGGTTGGCGTGGCGCTCTCCCTGCCGATCCTCGTCCTGACGATGGGGCCGCTTCTGGGTTTCGGCGCCGTGCGCGAGGTCTTCGGCGAACGCGCGGCCCTCTGGATCGAACTCGTGCTCGGCACGCCGGTCGTCTTGTGGTGCGGCTGGCCGTTCCTGGTGCGTGGTTGGAACTCGTTCCGCAGCCTCAATCTCAACATGTTCAGCCTGATCGCCATGGGGGTGATGGCCGCCTGGATCTTCAGCGTGGTCGCGGTGCTGGCGCCCGGCATCTTCCCCGAGGGCTTCCGCGACGCCGAGGGCCATGTCGAGGTCTATTTCGAGGCCGCGGCGGTGATCGTCACGCTCGTGCTTCTGGGCCAGGTGATGGAACTCCGCGCCCGCGAAGGGACCGGCAAGGCGATCCGGGCGCTTCTGGACATGGCCGCGAAGACCGCGCGCGTGATCCGCGCCAATGGAGCCGAGGAGGAAATCCCTCTCGAACAGGTGCAGGTCGGCGACCGGCTGCGCGTCCGCCCCGGCGACAAGGTGCCGGTCGACGGCGTCGTGACCGGGGGCCGCTCGTCGATTGACGAGTCGATGATCACCGGCGAGCCGGTGCCGGTCGAGAAGGTCGCGGGCGACCCGGTCACGGGCGCAACGATCAACGGTACCGGTAGTCTGATCATGGAGGCGACCCGCGTCGGCGCCGACACGATGCTGAGCCAGATCGTCGAGATGGTGGCGGCGGCGCAGCGCAGCCGGGCGCCGATCCAGAAATACGCCGACAAGGTCTCGGGCTGGTTCGTTCCGGCGGTGATCGGGATCGCGGTGCTGGCCTTCGTTGGCTGGGCGCTCTGGGGGCCGGAACCGGCGCTCTCCTACGGGCTCATCGCTGCAGTCTCGGTTCTCATCATCGCCTGTCCCTGCGCGCTGGGTCTGGCGACGCCGATGTCGATCATGACCGCCACCGGGCGCGGCGCGCAGGCTGGGGTCCTCATCAAGAACGCCGAGGCGCTGGAGCGGTTCGAGAAGGTCGACACGCTCATCGTCGACAAGACCGGCACGCTGACCGAGGGCAAGCCGAAGCTTGTCGACGTCTTCCCCGAACCGGGCCACGACGAGACCGAGGTGCTGCGCCTCGCCGCCTCGCTCGAACGCGGATCGGAGCATCCCCTGGCCGAGGCGATCGTTGCGGGTGCGGCAGAGTGCGGTGTCGATATGGCCGATGCGAAGGAGTTCGAGGCGGTGACCGGCAAGGGCGTGACCGGCAAGGTCGACGGCAGGCCAGTGGCGCTCGGCAACCTGAGTCTCCTCGCCGATCTCGGTCTCGATGCGGGCGCGCCGGCCGACAAGGCGAATGCCCGCCGCGACGCGGGCGAGACGGTGATGTTCGTCGTCGTCGAGGGCGAGGTCGCAGGCCTCGTCAGCGTCGCCGACCCGGTGAAGGAGACGACACCCGCCGCGCTGAAGGCGCTGCACGATCTCGGCTTCCGCATCATCATGGCCACCGGCGACAACGAGCGCACCGCAAGAGCCGTGGCCGCGCGCCTCGGCATCGACGAGATCCGCGCCGATGTTCTGCCAGAGGACAAGGCACGCATCATCAAGGAACTGCAAGACGGGGGCGCCAAGGTCGCGATGGCGGGCGACGGCGTGAACGACGCGCCCGCCCTCGCGCAGGCCGATGTCGGCATCGCCATGGGCACCGGTGCGGACGTGGCGATCGAAAGCGCGGGCTTCACGCTCGTCAAGGGCAACCTCGACGGCATCGTCCGCGCCCGCCGGCTGGCCCGCGCGACGATGCGCAACATCCGCCAGAACCTGTTCTTCGCGCTGATCTACAATGCCGCGGGCGTGCCCATCGCGGCGGGCGTGCTGTTCCCGGTCTTCGGCATCCTCATCAGCCCGATGTTCGCCGCCTTCGCGATGAGCGCCTCGTCGATCTCCGTCGTGCTAAACTCGCTCAGGCTGCGCAGCGCCAACATCTCGGAAGGAGAGTGACATGACCGACCTGCGGCCCGTCCTCCTCCTGCGCGCCATGCTTGCCGCGCTCCTCATCCTCGGAGCGCGCGCGGGCGCCGCGCTTGCCCACAGCTTCTCGATCGGCATCCTGGCCACGGGCGACGGGGCCGAGGCGCGGCTCGCCTCCGCCGTGCGCGGCTTCCTGATCGCCTCGGCCGAACGCGACTCACATCCCGACGAGACCTCCGACGGCCATATCGGCGGGCTCGACGTCCATATCGTTCCGCTGCCCGGGGCCGCGGCGGCAGGGATCAAGGGGCTCATGGGAACACGACCGGCGACGCTGGATTTCCTGCTGCTCCTCGATGGCAAGGCGTCAGAGCCGCCACGGCCCGGAACGCTGCCGGGGCTGACATCGGACACGATCTTCCTGCATCCGGGGGAGTTGCCCGAAACCCGGCAGGACCCGGGCCGCGCGGAAAGCTTCGCCGCCCGCTTCCGCGCCGCCTATGGCATCGCCCCCGATCAGGCCGCCGCCGAGGGCTACAACGCAGCGCGGCGCATCGATCTTGCGGTGCGCCCGCTCGGCACAGTGGGGGACGACGCAGCGCTCGTCCGGTCGCTCACCGAGACCCAGGGCAGGATCGAATGGTAGCAGGCACTCGT encodes:
- a CDS encoding L,D-transpeptidase, with the protein product MQRRMFLGAAAAWAGGATIGRAHSAATPYILPPEHLPRVVPIRATFVPFEIHVLPSQFALYWTLPDAKAIRYTVGIGRPGLCEADEFYIGAKKEWPSWTPTPQMIEREPERYAQFADGVAGGIDNPLGARALYLFQPGRGDTMLRIHGTNDPTTIGRAVSNGCARLVNDQITELYERVPLGTRVILYSQA
- a CDS encoding ATP-binding protein — encoded protein: MPGFPDSIRGQLVLLIVAALAVAQAISLWLFVDERSLAVRAALGSEAAARAANVARLIEEAPEPLHEAILRAADSPLVRFGIAGRPEVDHRDHRGTGAVEARIRALLGDRERDIRVELHEVVGSVMPLPHMSSDMAQMHLAMMEGQLAAIEMRLSIALSDGRWLNVATRFQRPPLQWAWASALSFGLTAALLLIAAFWFILTRITRPLKHLSRAADRLGRGEATAAIEPAGPSEIRDLACAFNRMQERLSRFIGDRTRLIAALSHDLRSPLTAMRVRAEMIDDAESREKLVVSIEEMQEMVDGTLAFARGMATSEPTERADIAAFLATLRDDMAAGFGIEAEPGLIARIRPKSMRRALRNVIENGLRYGGEVEVAVKRTGEMIELCVRDRGPGIPEAEQERVFEPFYRIEKSRSRDTGGAGLGLAIARTIIHGHGGSIELANRTGGGLEVRIRLPADTG
- a CDS encoding response regulator, which translates into the protein MNDTPHILIVDDHRDIRDAVSRYLERNGMRATAARDAAEMDATLATGKFDLIVLDVMMPGEDGLSVCRRLSAEGKVPILMLTALGEDTDRIVGLEIGADDYLPKPFNPRELLARIKAILRRAERTEPYGGALSGRRVAFANWVFDPDRKVLVAEDGSETELTTAEFRLLTVLLERPRVILSRDQLLDLTAGRAAQAFDRAIDNQVSRLRRKIEADPTRPKIITTVRGGGYSLATDVTVLG
- a CDS encoding EF-hand domain-containing protein — encoded protein: MTRKSLFAIGLVAAAVVAAAAYADPWHGQGAGPGMMNQQGGYGMMGGPGMMGGQGMMGGPGMMGGQFGGSDDMMRMMMRMHGQMMGGGMMGGIGPQGGFMPDGMMGGVGPMMEAFDADGDANVTPEELRAGLEARHAEFDADGDGALSLAEFEALHGALIRDAMVDRFQSLDNDGDGRVTKEEMAVPADRMEAMLELRGRMFGGPADQRPTEPGTNGGQMPMMDNN
- a CDS encoding DUF302 domain-containing protein, which produces MTYTHDRMIPGADFDEVDRRVRAALGDRGFGVLTEIDVKATMKKKLDAEMEPYRILGACNPQMAHKALEIEPRVGAMLPCNVILRQVEGGVEISAIDPVASMAAIDNARLKGLAGQVREMLKEAIEAA
- a CDS encoding TVP38/TMEM64 family protein, with amino-acid sequence MTREPHPQPPPEGRAKGRDLWRAVAAVAILGFVLLAVFGWDLPADLKSALSRDRIEALVENAGLLGPVVIVGLMTVAIVATPIPSAPIALAAGAAYGHVVGTAYIVIGAELGAMIAFGLARFLGRDVLLRWLGDKVDIGLLGSQNALSLTVFASRLMPFVSFDLVSYAAGLSCLHFWRFSLATLAGIIPASFLLAHFGSEVASAEIGRMTWAVLGLGLLTGAPLIWAAIRGHLRRNSGGS
- a CDS encoding copper-transporting P-type ATPase, with amino-acid sequence MHPEIRQSGPGDCPECGMHLVPEGEAAEHGHHHCGHDHAAEVASGRYDAVPAGHTGPVYTCPMHPEVRQTHPGSCPICGMGLELESAAMAEEGPNPELVDFTRRFWVGVALSLPILVLTMGPLLGFGAVREVFGERAALWIELVLGTPVVLWCGWPFLVRGWNSFRSLNLNMFSLIAMGVMAAWIFSVVAVLAPGIFPEGFRDAEGHVEVYFEAAAVIVTLVLLGQVMELRAREGTGKAIRALLDMAAKTARVIRANGAEEEIPLEQVQVGDRLRVRPGDKVPVDGVVTGGRSSIDESMITGEPVPVEKVAGDPVTGATINGTGSLIMEATRVGADTMLSQIVEMVAAAQRSRAPIQKYADKVSGWFVPAVIGIAVLAFVGWALWGPEPALSYGLIAAVSVLIIACPCALGLATPMSIMTATGRGAQAGVLIKNAEALERFEKVDTLIVDKTGTLTEGKPKLVDVFPEPGHDETEVLRLAASLERGSEHPLAEAIVAGAAECGVDMADAKEFEAVTGKGVTGKVDGRPVALGNLSLLADLGLDAGAPADKANARRDAGETVMFVVVEGEVAGLVSVADPVKETTPAALKALHDLGFRIIMATGDNERTARAVAARLGIDEIRADVLPEDKARIIKELQDGGAKVAMAGDGVNDAPALAQADVGIAMGTGADVAIESAGFTLVKGNLDGIVRARRLARATMRNIRQNLFFALIYNAAGVPIAAGVLFPVFGILISPMFAAFAMSASSISVVLNSLRLRSANISEGE